A part of Myxococcus landrumus genomic DNA contains:
- a CDS encoding PTS sugar transporter subunit IIA yields the protein MWRWTDFLDVDAIRPSLESRAPTEVLHELAGLMAQRAGVSQRELALNLMAREHLGSTAMEGGVAVPHCRLARAERIVTCLGIHRGGLAFGAAEDGLVRIFVGLVSPLDTAGLHLNVLSRIATLLHDPVLRADLLVASSPAVIRALLVQAEEEHLSPRHELALGR from the coding sequence ATGTGGAGGTGGACCGATTTCCTGGACGTGGACGCCATCCGCCCCTCGCTGGAGTCGAGAGCCCCGACGGAGGTGTTGCACGAGCTGGCGGGGCTGATGGCGCAGCGGGCCGGCGTGTCCCAGCGTGAGCTGGCGCTGAACCTGATGGCGCGCGAGCACCTGGGCTCCACGGCGATGGAGGGAGGCGTGGCGGTGCCTCACTGCCGGCTTGCTCGCGCGGAGCGCATCGTCACCTGTCTGGGCATCCACCGAGGAGGCCTGGCGTTCGGCGCGGCCGAGGATGGGCTGGTGCGCATCTTCGTGGGGCTCGTCTCTCCCCTGGACACCGCGGGGCTCCACCTCAACGTGCTCTCGCGTATCGCCACGCTGTTGCATGACCCGGTGCTGCGCGCGGACCTGCTGGTGGCGTCGTCGCCGGCGGTGATTCGCGCGCTGCTCGTGCAGGCCGAGGAAGAGCATCTGTCTCCTCGCCACGAGCTGGCCCTGGGGCGCTGA
- a CDS encoding saccharopine dehydrogenase family protein, with product MTTTSSITPRWLLYGASGYTGRLIAEEAVRRGHRPVLSGRSPEKLTPLAEALGLEVRPAALEDPNQLSAALKDLPLVLHAAGPFVRTAEPMRQACLAQGVHYQDITGEIPVFEGSFRLDAEAKARGVSLMSGVGFDVVPTDCLARYVADLVPGATELEIAIAGGSQASAGTAKSVVLQLPEGGKARRGGVLVPYPLGRGIRRLRFDDKERTVMPIPWGDLSTAWRTTGIQNITTLMAVRASSAHALRWTAPLLRETLKVGLVRDRVLRLIESRVHGPTADTREKVRSHIWAQARAPDGRSSQAWLQVPEGYLFTARAAVLAVEELLAQPTPGALTPAGAFGADFVLRVEGCRRLDTPA from the coding sequence GTGACGACCACCTCTTCCATCACGCCTCGTTGGTTGTTGTACGGAGCTTCTGGCTACACCGGCCGCCTCATCGCGGAGGAGGCGGTGCGCCGAGGCCATCGTCCCGTGTTGTCCGGTCGTTCCCCCGAGAAGCTGACGCCCCTGGCGGAAGCGCTGGGGCTGGAGGTCCGCCCCGCCGCGCTGGAGGACCCGAACCAGTTGTCCGCCGCGCTGAAGGACCTGCCGCTGGTGCTCCACGCCGCGGGCCCCTTCGTGCGCACCGCCGAGCCCATGCGCCAGGCGTGCCTCGCGCAGGGCGTGCACTACCAGGACATCACGGGGGAGATTCCCGTCTTCGAGGGCTCGTTCCGCCTGGACGCGGAGGCCAAGGCCCGAGGTGTCTCGCTGATGTCCGGCGTGGGCTTCGACGTGGTGCCCACCGACTGTCTGGCCCGGTACGTCGCGGACCTGGTGCCGGGCGCCACCGAGCTGGAGATCGCCATCGCGGGCGGCTCGCAGGCCAGCGCGGGCACCGCCAAGTCCGTGGTGCTCCAGCTCCCCGAGGGAGGCAAGGCCCGGCGCGGCGGTGTCCTGGTGCCCTATCCCCTGGGCCGGGGCATCCGCCGCCTGCGCTTCGATGACAAGGAGCGCACGGTGATGCCCATCCCCTGGGGAGACCTGTCCACCGCCTGGCGCACCACCGGCATCCAGAACATCACCACCCTGATGGCCGTGCGCGCCTCCTCCGCCCATGCCCTGCGGTGGACCGCCCCCCTGCTGCGCGAGACGCTGAAGGTCGGACTGGTGCGGGACAGGGTGCTGAGACTCATCGAGTCCCGCGTCCACGGCCCCACCGCGGACACGCGCGAGAAGGTCCGTTCCCACATCTGGGCCCAGGCGCGTGCCCCGGATGGACGCTCCTCCCAGGCCTGGCTGCAGGTGCCGGAGGGCTACCTCTTCACCGCGCGAGCCGCCGTGCTCGCCGTGGAGGAGCTGCTCGCCCAGCCCACCCCGGGTGCGCTCACCCCCGCGGGGGCCTTTGGCGCGGACTTCGTCCTCCGGGTGGAGGGCTGCCGCCGCCTGGACACCCCGGCGTGA
- a CDS encoding YncE family protein — MKRLSSTLLFSLLLCACGDSNPGPSKPGTQVERGPRAIPLEGDPNGLFWDAATATLYIADDQNHRILKYRDGEGVSVAATLPDAPADSSNLGEVVRLQDGTLVTVRFGFGTAGAVLFVRPDGTPGTVPGLPMNRRRIGLTVTKDGRLLDSYFVRNNNVNVGSVAQVSLDGTETELVGALQKPVGVLAVEDTLYIADQIAGKVYRSPLSNPSALSTLATITEPDLLALGPGGALLTGTRQGTVLRISTTDGTTSALATGFQQVRGLAYDAANRRLFAADHDRDESNGTTHFLQIIPVD; from the coding sequence ATGAAGCGACTCTCCTCGACCCTCCTCTTCAGCCTGCTGCTCTGCGCGTGCGGCGACTCCAACCCCGGCCCCTCGAAGCCGGGCACGCAGGTGGAGCGCGGCCCCCGCGCGATTCCCCTCGAAGGCGACCCGAACGGCCTGTTCTGGGACGCCGCCACCGCGACGCTCTACATCGCGGATGACCAGAACCACCGCATCCTGAAGTACCGCGATGGGGAAGGGGTCTCCGTGGCGGCCACGCTGCCGGACGCCCCCGCCGACAGCAGCAACCTGGGCGAGGTCGTCCGCCTCCAGGACGGCACGCTCGTCACCGTGCGCTTCGGCTTCGGCACCGCGGGCGCGGTGTTGTTCGTCCGGCCGGATGGCACGCCGGGCACCGTGCCGGGACTGCCCATGAACCGCCGCCGCATCGGCCTCACGGTGACGAAGGACGGGCGGCTGCTGGACAGCTACTTCGTGCGCAACAACAACGTGAACGTCGGCTCCGTGGCGCAGGTCTCGCTCGACGGCACGGAGACGGAGCTCGTGGGCGCGCTCCAGAAGCCGGTGGGCGTGCTGGCCGTGGAGGACACGCTCTACATCGCGGACCAGATTGCCGGGAAGGTGTACCGCTCGCCGCTGTCCAACCCCTCCGCGCTCAGCACGCTGGCCACCATCACCGAGCCTGACCTGCTCGCGCTGGGGCCGGGCGGCGCGCTGCTCACCGGCACGCGCCAGGGCACGGTGCTGCGCATCTCCACCACCGACGGCACGACGTCCGCGCTGGCCACGGGCTTCCAGCAGGTGCGCGGCCTGGCCTACGACGCGGCCAACCGCCGCCTCTTCGCCGCGGACCATGACCGCGACGAGAGCAACGGCACCACGCACTTCCTCCAAATCATCCCGGTCGACTGA
- a CDS encoding PTS sugar transporter subunit IIA: protein MLRWTDYLDAEGVRLSMVAKDRMDVVRELAGLMASRAQVSPKELATHLLAREQLGSTATVGGVAVPHCRLAGVPRIVTCVGLHRQGVEFGDADQDRVHIFVGMVSPPDTAGLHLNVLARIGALLRNARLREALLTAPSTAALRALLVCVEETHVNPGAEAVQAR, encoded by the coding sequence ATGTTGCGATGGACTGACTACCTGGATGCCGAAGGCGTCCGCCTGTCGATGGTGGCGAAGGACCGGATGGACGTGGTGCGGGAGCTGGCCGGATTGATGGCGTCTCGGGCGCAGGTCTCTCCCAAGGAGCTGGCGACCCACTTGTTGGCGCGCGAGCAGCTCGGCTCCACGGCGACGGTGGGCGGTGTGGCGGTGCCACACTGCCGGCTGGCGGGGGTGCCTCGCATCGTCACGTGCGTGGGGCTGCATCGCCAGGGCGTCGAGTTCGGAGACGCGGACCAGGACCGGGTGCACATCTTCGTGGGGATGGTGTCACCACCGGACACGGCGGGCCTGCACCTCAACGTGCTCGCGAGGATTGGCGCGCTGCTTCGCAACGCGAGGCTTCGGGAGGCGCTGCTGACGGCGCCCTCGACGGCGGCGCTGCGCGCGTTGCTCGTCTGCGTGGAGGAGACGCACGTGAACCCGGGCGCCGAGGCTGTCCAGGCCCGATGA